In one Thermanaerovibrio velox DSM 12556 genomic region, the following are encoded:
- the rfaE2 gene encoding D-glycero-beta-D-manno-heptose 1-phosphate adenylyltransferase, which yields MNLGLKELLSRCSGRRVFVIGDMMLDRVIRGDVERVSPEAPVPVLRHRWEEAIPGGACNVAHNMARLGCQAVMFGLLGQDPQGDELLGLLDHKGIRFSGVRCGRPTTTKTRVVAQRHQLLRVDREESRPLSPKEEADLLKAVEVEAAMGCPSVVVLSDYAKGVCSPGLCGKVISLFSSLGVPVLVDPKGIDWGRYRGASLITPNLKELGMALGRPVPNDDSAVEAAAKELMERFGLDMVMVTRSEMGLSLFGGPVPLHERSSAREVYDVTGAGDTVVAVLASLLAAGADMAVAAHWANRAAGYVVGKEGTYAIGAEELLSLADGLADKLVLDSFAEAAGVVERWRRSGDTVVFTNGCFDVLHPGHVRCLRAARSMGDRLVVGLNSDDSVRRLKGPGRPLNNHWMRAEVLAALDSVDLVVIFDQDTPLELIKELRPHVLVKGGDYREDQIVGASEVREWGGRVAVVPLLEGLSTTGIIERARRYCGDD from the coding sequence GTGAACCTAGGCCTTAAGGAACTTCTTTCCCGCTGCTCGGGCAGGAGGGTTTTCGTGATCGGGGACATGATGTTGGACCGGGTCATAAGGGGGGATGTGGAGCGGGTCTCCCCGGAGGCGCCCGTGCCGGTGTTGCGTCATAGGTGGGAGGAGGCCATCCCCGGCGGGGCGTGCAACGTGGCCCACAACATGGCGAGGCTCGGATGCCAGGCGGTTATGTTTGGCCTGTTGGGGCAGGATCCTCAAGGGGACGAGCTTCTGGGGCTGCTGGATCATAAGGGGATCCGCTTTTCGGGGGTCCGGTGCGGCAGGCCCACCACCACCAAGACCCGGGTGGTGGCCCAAAGGCATCAGCTTCTCCGGGTTGACCGGGAGGAATCTCGCCCGCTATCCCCGAAGGAGGAGGCGGATCTGCTCAAGGCGGTTGAGGTTGAGGCTGCCATGGGGTGTCCCTCCGTGGTGGTGCTGTCCGACTATGCCAAGGGGGTTTGTTCCCCGGGGCTTTGTGGGAAGGTGATATCCCTCTTCTCGTCCCTTGGTGTCCCGGTCCTGGTGGACCCCAAGGGGATCGATTGGGGGAGGTACCGGGGGGCGTCCCTGATCACCCCTAACCTCAAGGAGCTTGGGATGGCCCTTGGGAGGCCCGTTCCGAACGATGACTCGGCGGTGGAGGCGGCGGCTAAGGAGCTCATGGAGCGTTTTGGGTTGGATATGGTAATGGTGACAAGATCCGAGATGGGGCTGTCCCTTTTTGGGGGGCCTGTGCCCCTGCATGAGCGTTCCTCCGCCCGGGAGGTCTACGACGTTACCGGGGCTGGGGACACCGTGGTGGCGGTGCTGGCGTCCCTGCTGGCCGCAGGGGCGGACATGGCCGTGGCGGCCCACTGGGCTAACCGGGCGGCGGGCTATGTGGTGGGCAAGGAGGGGACCTATGCCATAGGGGCCGAGGAGCTTCTATCCCTAGCCGATGGCTTGGCGGATAAGCTGGTTTTGGATTCCTTCGCGGAGGCCGCCGGGGTGGTCGAAAGGTGGCGCCGGTCCGGGGATACCGTGGTCTTCACCAACGGCTGTTTCGACGTGCTGCATCCGGGGCACGTGAGGTGCCTCCGGGCGGCTCGGTCCATGGGGGACCGCCTGGTGGTGGGGCTCAACTCCGATGACTCGGTCCGCCGGCTTAAGGGGCCCGGACGGCCCTTGAACAACCATTGGATGAGGGCCGAGGTCTTGGCGGCCCTGGATTCGGTGGACCTGGTGGTCATATTCGACCAGGATACCCCCTTGGAGCTCATAAAGGAGCTGAGGCCCCATGTGCTTGTAAAGGGAGGGGACTACCGGGAGGACCAGATAGTGGGAGCTTCGGAGGTCAGGGAATGGGGGGGGAGGGTCGCGGTGGTACCCCTGCTCGAGGGGTTGAGCACCACCGGGATAATAGAGAGGGCCAGGAGGTACTGCGGGGATGACTAA
- a CDS encoding D-glycero-alpha-D-manno-heptose-1,7-bisphosphate 7-phosphatase encodes MLKPSDGERGMSKAVFLDRDGVIIRDTGYLGDPRGVLVLPGVPEALTLLRAAGWKLVVVTNQSGIARGFFSEEDHLKVRMRMEELLAAHGVGLDGYFHCPHGPWEQCSCRKPRPGMVFRARDELGIQLEGSFVVGDKMSDLELAWNVGIQGILVGTSVPEALDAGARGAMMRAQDLLHASKLILGG; translated from the coding sequence GTGCTCAAACCTTCTGATGGGGAACGGGGCATGAGCAAGGCGGTGTTCTTGGACCGGGATGGGGTGATAATAAGGGACACCGGGTACCTGGGGGACCCAAGGGGGGTTCTGGTGCTCCCGGGCGTGCCTGAGGCGCTGACGCTGCTTAGGGCGGCGGGATGGAAGCTCGTGGTGGTGACCAACCAGTCCGGGATAGCCCGGGGCTTCTTCTCCGAGGAGGACCATCTTAAGGTGCGGATGAGGATGGAAGAGCTCCTGGCCGCCCATGGGGTGGGGTTGGACGGATACTTCCACTGCCCCCACGGACCTTGGGAGCAGTGCTCTTGCAGGAAGCCAAGGCCCGGGATGGTGTTTAGGGCCCGGGATGAGCTGGGGATCCAGCTGGAGGGCTCCTTCGTGGTGGGGGACAAGATGAGCGACCTGGAGCTCGCATGGAACGTGGGGATCCAGGGCATACTGGTGGGAACTTCAGTCCCTGAAGCACTGGATGCGGGGGCCCGGGGGGCCATGATGCGGGCCCAAGACCTCCTTCATGCGTCTAAGCTCATATTGGGCGGTTAA
- a CDS encoding glycosyltransferase family 9 protein, protein MTKEVSCPSEGDRVLFVRFSSLGDVVLAMKEAKALKERFPHVELWWLCCKEYEGLLLPQPYVDGVIGWDRGEGRLSVFKLVDRIRGMGFKWLYSVHDNDRTALIALLSRIPFRVGRHRHFSFPFHASREEAWSAWGGKTRPLKSLYGDTDRTDALRRDLPPGGLVMCILGTSKPYKTWPVDRWIEMISRLPSDLTAVLTGSGPEESAMAGAIESSVGPGRVVNLVDRLDLLDLVSLCELAACAVGGDTGPMHMAREAGIPCVGLFAVKDPVKCASQEGPNLTTLISPLAVDSYDALKVSADPAAVMGAIDPGEVLSNVIKAVGGAA, encoded by the coding sequence ATGACTAAAGAGGTGTCATGCCCTTCGGAGGGGGACCGGGTCTTGTTCGTTCGCTTCAGCTCCCTGGGGGACGTGGTGTTGGCCATGAAGGAGGCCAAGGCGCTTAAGGAGCGCTTCCCCCACGTGGAGCTTTGGTGGCTCTGCTGCAAGGAGTACGAGGGGCTTTTGCTGCCCCAGCCTTACGTGGACGGGGTGATAGGCTGGGACAGAGGGGAGGGGAGGCTTAGCGTATTCAAGCTCGTAGATCGCATAAGGGGCATGGGTTTCAAATGGCTTTACAGCGTTCACGACAACGACAGGACCGCCCTCATAGCCCTTCTGTCCCGCATACCGTTTCGGGTGGGCAGGCACCGGCACTTCAGCTTCCCCTTTCATGCCTCCAGGGAGGAGGCTTGGTCCGCCTGGGGTGGCAAGACCAGGCCCCTTAAGTCCCTCTACGGCGATACGGACAGAACCGATGCCCTGAGGAGAGATCTGCCCCCAGGTGGGCTTGTGATGTGCATCCTCGGCACCAGCAAGCCCTACAAGACCTGGCCGGTGGACAGATGGATCGAGATGATCTCGCGGCTTCCCAGTGACCTTACGGCGGTGCTAACCGGGAGCGGACCGGAGGAGTCCGCCATGGCCGGGGCCATAGAGTCTTCTGTTGGGCCGGGGAGGGTTGTAAACCTGGTGGATCGGCTGGATTTGTTGGACCTGGTGTCGCTTTGTGAGCTGGCGGCCTGTGCCGTAGGGGGGGACACGGGACCTATGCACATGGCAAGGGAGGCGGGGATCCCCTGCGTCGGCCTTTTCGCCGTTAAGGACCCGGTGAAGTGCGCTTCTCAAGAGGGACCGAACCTGACGACCCTCATCTCCCCCTTGGCGGTGGACAGCTACGACGCCCTCAAGGTAAGCGCTGACCCTGCCGCGGTGATGGGGGCCATAGACCCGGGTGAGGTGTTGTCCAACGTCATAAAGGCCGTTGGAGGGGCGGCATAG
- a CDS encoding PP2C family protein-serine/threonine phosphatase: MGARRYQEDAFGYGEGPNLYGAVADGMGGMLMGAEASRIAVEAAMGALRGGGTPLQAVMRAQEDVQSWARGLGILGLTGTTLSVAAVDLSCGLLDWASVGDSRIYLFRRGGSMELLSRDHTVAEAVRASGGDPASLGAEGDLITSFIGIEELAEISIPEEPVRLEKGDVVLLVSDGVHRVLSPAEMAALMDREDPASALMWAVSSKGIKRQDNATAVVLAI, translated from the coding sequence GTGGGAGCTAGAAGATATCAGGAGGATGCCTTCGGCTACGGAGAGGGGCCGAACCTCTACGGGGCCGTGGCGGACGGCATGGGGGGCATGCTTATGGGTGCGGAGGCCTCCAGGATAGCGGTTGAGGCCGCCATGGGGGCCTTGCGGGGCGGAGGCACCCCCCTTCAAGCGGTGATGCGGGCCCAGGAGGATGTACAGTCCTGGGCCAGGGGGCTTGGCATCTTGGGGCTCACCGGCACCACCCTTTCGGTGGCTGCGGTGGACCTCTCGTGCGGCCTGCTCGACTGGGCCTCCGTGGGGGACAGCCGGATATACCTCTTCCGACGAGGAGGCAGCATGGAACTGCTATCACGGGATCACACGGTGGCGGAGGCCGTTCGGGCCTCCGGGGGCGACCCCGCGTCCCTGGGGGCCGAGGGGGATCTCATAACCAGCTTCATAGGGATAGAGGAGCTGGCGGAGATCTCCATTCCCGAAGAACCCGTCAGGCTGGAGAAGGGGGATGTGGTGTTGTTGGTGTCCGACGGGGTCCACCGGGTGCTCTCCCCTGCGGAGATGGCGGCGTTGATGGACCGGGAGGACCCTGCCTCGGCGCTGATGTGGGCGGTGTCTTCCAAGGGTATCAAGAGACAGGACAACGCCACCGCGGTGGTGTTGGCCATTTGA
- a CDS encoding pyridoxal-phosphate-dependent aminotransferase family protein yields the protein MERYPVGMIPGPVRCPEEVLIPYGEDFGSPDLEEDFVSLYRHCAFRIGRLLNAQGTVAIQSGEGMLALWGALNSVTSPGDRLLAVSSGVFGSGFAQMGRALGLEVDLLEFPFNSVPDPERVRARALSFRPKMITAVHCETPSGTISSLEPLGLIAREVDALFCVDLVSSAFGTWLDVEGSHIDLGLLGSQKCLSLPPDLCITTVSPRAARAVRQRNHQGYDALLPFLSAPEAGGFPYTHNWRALKALSVSLELIESEGLEEVIARHRRCSKMCIEGLQEMGVEIFPERQEYCSPTVTAAVVPDGITWRELDQRLRARGVALGGSYGPLAGKVFRIGHMGNQAREHLVRFVLDALSEVLCSLR from the coding sequence ATGGAAAGGTACCCGGTAGGAATGATCCCAGGCCCCGTCCGCTGCCCGGAAGAGGTGCTGATCCCCTACGGCGAGGACTTTGGAAGCCCTGACCTGGAGGAGGATTTCGTCTCCCTGTACAGACACTGTGCCTTCCGCATAGGCAGGCTGCTCAACGCCCAAGGGACCGTGGCCATCCAGAGCGGAGAGGGCATGTTGGCCCTTTGGGGGGCTTTGAACAGCGTCACCTCCCCGGGGGACAGGCTGCTGGCGGTTTCATCCGGGGTCTTCGGCAGCGGCTTCGCCCAGATGGGCCGGGCCCTGGGGCTTGAGGTGGATCTGCTGGAGTTCCCGTTCAACTCCGTGCCGGACCCGGAAAGGGTAAGGGCCCGGGCGCTCAGCTTCAGGCCCAAGATGATAACCGCGGTTCACTGCGAGACCCCAAGCGGCACCATCTCCTCCCTGGAACCCCTTGGGCTGATAGCCCGGGAGGTGGACGCCCTGTTCTGCGTGGACCTCGTCTCCAGCGCCTTCGGGACCTGGCTTGACGTGGAGGGAAGTCACATAGACCTGGGCCTTCTGGGCAGCCAAAAGTGCCTTTCCCTCCCACCGGACCTGTGCATAACCACCGTAAGCCCCAGGGCCGCAAGGGCCGTGAGGCAGAGGAACCACCAGGGGTACGATGCGCTTCTGCCATTCCTGTCCGCCCCGGAGGCGGGCGGCTTCCCGTACACCCACAACTGGAGGGCCCTTAAGGCCCTGTCCGTCTCCCTGGAACTCATAGAATCCGAGGGTCTTGAGGAGGTCATAGCCCGACACCGCAGGTGTTCCAAGATGTGCATCGAGGGGCTCCAGGAGATGGGGGTTGAGATATTCCCGGAGCGCCAGGAGTACTGTTCCCCCACCGTGACCGCCGCGGTGGTGCCCGATGGCATTACCTGGAGGGAACTGGATCAGCGCCTCCGGGCACGGGGGGTAGCGCTTGGCGGGAGCTACGGCCCCCTGGCGGGCAAGGTCTTCCGGATAGGCCACATGGGCAACCAGGCGAGGGAACACCTGGTCCGTTTCGTCCTGGACGCCCTATCCGAGGTCCTCTGCAGCCTCCGCTGA
- a CDS encoding UPF0182 family protein — MSFFRFGPFGPFRGFKKNEWIPGDGDNQWSPLEEGGEVFDSRPVRPLKPKGLIPLGLIVGGVVLLLLVPWLFTELWWFRSVGFEEVFIRRILARAGLFALGFLVAALALWRSVGGRKVSSGLLAGVLLGALFKGVQLSSLWLTLLSGVLWSPLGVKDPLFGLDAGFYLFAMPALDGLLKWLWGLWALGVLGSLASMRLDGGLQGLHFRLLSLRWIPSLGLVLWTGSVALDVLSLVWAPGRVVYGASFADVKVRLPLMLLQGTVLAVSAVLLALGRVKPSVKLAKPMVVLFAGLWFLRAFLPGVIQQLVVRPNEFQMERPYIGAHVDMTLKAYGLQDVKTVQVDPAPKVGRADLTDRALKNIRLWDYEPLLTAYKQLQEIRSYYEFLGADVDRYPWEGGRMRQVMLAVRELDHRKLQSQTWVNRHLEFTHGYGLVMNYVNQVAPGGMPDLIIKDIPPSGGPVELKTPAVYYGEMNYPYALVRTKVREFDYPSGDSNVRSVYSGEGGVPVGSWIRRLAFALRFRDMELLFTQALTNDSKIMFNRNIIAMASRVAPFLVYDSDPYPVVHRGRLLWMLDGYLVSRYFPYSRPMDAPLGGGEVRLNYVRNSVKVTVDAFDGEIRFYGTGDPALEPYRRLFPGLFRSLSEMPGELKGHLRYPKDLFAVQAEAFRLYHMGDPNTFYNREDLWQISPPESRRPIRPNYVTMDMGDPGGEEFVLMLPFMPAGRNNLVGWMAARCDGEHYGELVVYKYPKRNLVFGPTQVEALIDQNPEISAQLSLWSQRGSDVIRGDLLVLPMGRSILYVQPVYLKAERGELPELKRVVLSSGGQVVWGETLQEAVGRLVGGERASSSTEDSPPGADGPRSDGGEVKNVLLRAREALKRSREALKLYDFAAYGRAMRDLEEALEEMSRYLSGGDGP; from the coding sequence TTGAGCTTCTTTCGTTTTGGCCCCTTTGGCCCCTTCAGGGGGTTTAAAAAGAACGAATGGATCCCCGGAGATGGGGACAACCAGTGGAGTCCCCTGGAGGAAGGGGGGGAGGTCTTCGACTCCCGTCCCGTGAGGCCCTTGAAGCCCAAGGGCTTGATCCCCCTGGGATTGATTGTTGGTGGTGTGGTGCTTCTGCTGCTGGTGCCGTGGCTCTTCACGGAGCTATGGTGGTTCCGGTCCGTAGGCTTCGAGGAGGTCTTCATAAGGCGCATTTTAGCAAGGGCCGGGTTATTCGCCCTGGGGTTTCTCGTCGCGGCGTTGGCCCTGTGGAGATCCGTGGGGGGGCGTAAGGTCTCTTCGGGCCTTTTGGCCGGTGTCCTCCTGGGGGCCCTTTTCAAGGGTGTGCAGCTCTCCTCCCTTTGGCTCACCCTCCTCTCAGGGGTGCTTTGGTCCCCCTTAGGGGTGAAAGACCCCCTGTTCGGGTTGGATGCGGGGTTTTACCTTTTCGCCATGCCCGCCTTGGATGGGCTGCTCAAGTGGCTTTGGGGGCTTTGGGCCCTTGGGGTTTTAGGGTCCCTTGCGTCCATGAGGCTTGATGGGGGGCTCCAAGGGCTGCATTTCAGACTCCTGTCCCTTAGATGGATACCTTCCCTGGGCCTCGTGCTGTGGACCGGGTCGGTGGCCTTGGACGTGCTGTCCCTGGTGTGGGCCCCCGGCAGGGTGGTGTACGGTGCTTCGTTTGCGGATGTGAAGGTCAGGCTTCCCCTGATGCTGCTGCAGGGGACGGTTCTGGCCGTCTCTGCCGTGCTGTTGGCCCTGGGGCGGGTTAAGCCTTCGGTTAAGCTTGCCAAGCCGATGGTGGTGCTCTTCGCGGGGCTTTGGTTTTTGCGGGCTTTCCTGCCCGGTGTGATCCAGCAGCTCGTGGTGCGTCCCAACGAGTTCCAGATGGAGAGGCCTTACATAGGGGCCCACGTGGACATGACCCTGAAGGCCTACGGCCTACAGGATGTGAAGACCGTCCAGGTGGACCCGGCCCCCAAGGTTGGCAGGGCGGACCTTACGGACAGGGCCCTTAAGAACATAAGGCTTTGGGACTACGAACCCCTCCTCACCGCCTACAAACAGCTGCAGGAGATAAGGTCTTACTACGAGTTCCTGGGGGCCGACGTGGACCGTTACCCCTGGGAGGGGGGTAGGATGAGGCAGGTGATGCTGGCGGTCCGGGAGCTGGATCACCGAAAGCTTCAAAGTCAAACCTGGGTTAACCGCCATTTGGAGTTCACCCACGGCTACGGACTGGTCATGAACTACGTCAACCAGGTGGCCCCCGGGGGGATGCCGGACCTGATAATCAAGGACATCCCCCCCTCCGGAGGCCCGGTGGAGCTCAAGACCCCCGCGGTTTACTACGGTGAGATGAACTACCCCTATGCGCTGGTGAGGACCAAGGTGCGGGAGTTCGACTACCCAAGCGGGGACTCCAACGTGAGGTCCGTCTACTCCGGCGAGGGGGGAGTCCCGGTGGGTTCCTGGATCCGGAGGCTCGCCTTCGCCCTGCGTTTCAGGGATATGGAGCTCCTGTTTACTCAGGCCTTGACTAATGATAGCAAGATTATGTTTAATAGGAACATAATTGCCATGGCAAGTCGTGTGGCCCCGTTCCTGGTTTACGATTCGGACCCCTACCCGGTGGTTCACCGGGGCAGGTTGCTCTGGATGTTGGATGGCTACCTGGTCAGTCGGTACTTCCCTTACTCAAGGCCCATGGATGCTCCGTTGGGTGGGGGAGAGGTCCGGCTCAACTACGTTAGGAACAGCGTTAAGGTGACGGTGGACGCCTTTGACGGGGAGATCCGGTTTTACGGCACCGGTGATCCCGCTTTGGAGCCCTACAGGAGGCTCTTCCCTGGCTTGTTCCGGTCCCTTTCGGAGATGCCTGGGGAACTCAAGGGGCACCTGAGGTATCCGAAGGACCTTTTTGCGGTGCAGGCCGAGGCGTTCCGGCTTTATCACATGGGGGATCCGAACACCTTCTACAACCGGGAGGACCTCTGGCAGATATCTCCGCCGGAGTCCAGGCGGCCCATAAGGCCGAACTACGTGACCATGGACATGGGGGATCCTGGTGGGGAGGAGTTCGTCCTCATGCTGCCCTTCATGCCCGCCGGGAGGAACAACCTGGTGGGGTGGATGGCGGCCCGCTGCGACGGGGAGCATTACGGGGAGCTGGTGGTGTACAAGTATCCCAAGCGCAACCTGGTATTCGGTCCCACCCAGGTGGAAGCCCTTATAGACCAGAACCCGGAGATATCCGCCCAGCTCTCCCTTTGGAGCCAGAGGGGGTCCGACGTGATAAGGGGGGATCTCTTGGTCTTGCCCATGGGAAGGTCGATCCTCTACGTTCAGCCCGTGTACCTCAAGGCGGAACGGGGGGAGCTGCCGGAGCTGAAGAGGGTGGTCCTCTCCTCGGGAGGGCAGGTGGTTTGGGGTGAGACCCTCCAGGAGGCGGTGGGCCGGCTGGTTGGTGGAGAGAGGGCCTCATCTTCCACCGAGGATTCCCCTCCCGGGGCGGATGGGCCCCGGTCCGATGGAGGGGAGGTCAAGAACGTCCTCTTGAGGGCCCGGGAGGCCTTAAAGAGGTCCCGGGAGGCCCTTAAGCTTTACGATTTCGCTGCTTACGGCAGGGCGATGAGGGATTTGGAGGAGGCGCTCGAGGAGATGTCCAGGTATTTATCCGGCGGTGATGGTCCCTGA
- a CDS encoding serine/threonine protein kinase: MAHRDIRLPSGSVLMERYRVGTLLGRGGFGMTYLAWDRVLELKLAVKEYFPMGLAFRAPDGSVYCPPGEEETFEDGLERFLEEARTLARLDRIDGVVPVRDYFKANGTAYMVMNYVEGKTLKDYLEERGGMIDFEEAVDLLIPLMEALHRVHREGCLHRDVSPDNILVSPDGRCTLIDFGAARGSFRSTVSVSAVLKPGYAPEEQYRGGGDQGPWTDVYAMGATLYRCVAGFPPPDPMERLKGQRLPVPKGVPRGAFKSLEKALAVNREDRFQDMMSLIEALHPHLGAGMAVNMRAISAALLLGMFFALGAAVAVGSRLLSLGAPYLRQAAFFHQEEPRHKPPDERSAGTVDEAPLKKPAVSLPADGQGAPVKASEDPLAEARRMLNRGDFEGALRLSEEAQRGSRDKRGPLLVGIKAALGLGRTDIARSKLEALMALDPLYPGASELAEQLNLKRTN, from the coding sequence GTGGCCCATAGAGACATAAGGCTTCCTTCCGGTTCGGTGCTCATGGAGCGCTACCGGGTAGGTACCCTTTTGGGCCGCGGGGGCTTCGGCATGACGTACCTAGCCTGGGACAGGGTGCTGGAGCTGAAGCTGGCGGTGAAGGAGTACTTCCCCATGGGCCTTGCGTTCAGGGCACCCGACGGTTCCGTTTACTGCCCCCCCGGGGAGGAGGAGACCTTCGAGGATGGGCTGGAGCGGTTCCTGGAGGAGGCCAGGACCCTGGCCAGGCTTGACCGCATAGACGGGGTAGTGCCCGTTAGGGACTACTTCAAGGCCAATGGCACCGCCTACATGGTGATGAACTACGTGGAGGGCAAGACGTTGAAGGATTACCTGGAGGAGAGGGGGGGGATGATAGACTTCGAGGAGGCCGTGGACCTGCTCATCCCCCTGATGGAGGCCCTCCACAGGGTACATCGGGAGGGATGCCTGCACCGGGACGTGAGCCCCGACAACATCCTGGTCTCCCCGGACGGACGATGTACCCTGATAGACTTCGGCGCCGCCCGGGGGAGCTTCCGCAGCACCGTCAGCGTATCCGCGGTCCTTAAGCCCGGTTACGCCCCGGAGGAACAGTACCGGGGAGGAGGTGATCAGGGCCCCTGGACGGACGTGTACGCCATGGGGGCCACCCTCTACAGGTGCGTCGCCGGGTTCCCGCCACCGGACCCCATGGAGCGCCTCAAGGGCCAAAGGCTTCCGGTGCCCAAGGGCGTCCCCAGGGGAGCCTTCAAGTCCTTGGAAAAGGCCTTGGCGGTGAACCGGGAGGATCGTTTCCAGGACATGATGTCCCTCATAGAAGCCCTTCATCCCCACTTGGGGGCCGGGATGGCGGTGAACATGCGGGCCATCAGCGCGGCACTGCTCCTGGGGATGTTCTTCGCCCTGGGGGCAGCGGTGGCGGTGGGCAGCCGCCTCCTCAGCCTTGGGGCCCCATACTTGAGACAAGCGGCTTTCTTCCACCAGGAGGAGCCGAGGCATAAGCCCCCGGATGAGAGATCCGCTGGGACCGTTGACGAGGCCCCTTTGAAGAAACCAGCGGTAAGCCTTCCCGCGGATGGGCAGGGCGCCCCGGTTAAGGCCTCGGAGGATCCTCTGGCGGAGGCTAGGAGGATGTTGAACCGGGGGGACTTCGAGGGGGCTTTAAGGCTTTCCGAGGAGGCCCAGCGGGGGAGCCGAGACAAGAGGGGCCCCCTACTGGTGGGGATAAAGGCCGCCTTGGGGCTCGGCAGGACCGACATAGCAAGGTCCAAGCTGGAGGCCCTAATGGCCCTGGACCCCCTTTATCCCGGGGCGTCTGAACTGGCGGAGCAGCTTAACCTGAAGCGGACAAATTAG
- a CDS encoding D-sedoheptulose-7-phosphate isomerase → MIFVMTHVVLGQLGATAEELRRWASPEGVKALEDAAGLIAGSVLKGGKLLICGNGGSAADCQHLAAEFTCRLSAARPRGPIPALALTTDTSFITACSNDYSFEMVFARQVRALGRPGDVLMGISTSGTSRNVVSAVEEARGMGIATLALTGEGGDPGVPCGHGPAGPLRGYRGDTERAYLSGARYLLHGGGSSDPRGIFR, encoded by the coding sequence ATGATATTTGTGATGACCCATGTGGTTTTGGGGCAGCTTGGGGCCACCGCGGAAGAGCTTCGCCGCTGGGCCTCCCCGGAGGGGGTTAAGGCCCTCGAGGACGCGGCGGGTCTTATCGCCGGCTCCGTGCTAAAAGGGGGCAAGCTCTTGATCTGCGGCAACGGGGGCAGCGCGGCGGACTGCCAGCACTTGGCCGCGGAGTTCACCTGCAGGCTTTCGGCGGCCCGGCCGAGGGGGCCGATACCCGCCTTGGCGTTGACAACCGATACGTCCTTCATCACCGCCTGTTCGAACGACTACTCCTTCGAGATGGTTTTCGCAAGACAGGTTAGGGCCCTGGGCAGGCCTGGAGACGTGTTGATGGGCATAAGCACCAGCGGGACCTCCCGCAACGTGGTGTCCGCGGTGGAGGAGGCAAGGGGGATGGGTATCGCCACCTTGGCGCTCACCGGCGAGGGGGGGGACCCTGGCGTCCCTTGCGGACATGGCCCTGCGGGTCCTCTCAGAGGATACCGCGGTGATACAGAACGTGCATATCTCTCTGGAGCACGCTATCTGCTGCATGGTGGAGGATCTTCTGATCCAAGGGGGATTTTTCGGTGA
- the rfaD gene encoding ADP-glyceromanno-heptose 6-epimerase has protein sequence MIIVTGGAGFIGSNIIKGLNQMGFEDILVVDRLGSSDKYRNLTDLKFNNYLNKDRFRQMLRENRLAHEDIQVVFHQGACSNTMEMDGDYMMDNNLSYSVELLDFCLERRIPFIYASSAAVYGSGRMGFREERSCEGPLNPYGLSKLIFDNHVRSRLKSASSPVVGLRYFNVFGPNEFHKGKMASVAYHFYNQLTATGKARLFKGTDGYGHGEQRRDFVYVKDVVRVNLWFWTNGGPSGIYNCGTGTSRTFNHVAQGLIRVLGRGEVQYVDFPDSLRGRYQNHTEADLTRLREAGCPHRFTPLEEALEDYCRFLAENQDRAGA, from the coding sequence ATGATAATAGTTACCGGCGGCGCCGGGTTCATCGGAAGCAACATTATAAAGGGACTTAACCAAATGGGCTTTGAGGACATCCTGGTGGTGGACCGTCTCGGGAGCTCCGATAAATACCGCAACCTCACGGACCTCAAGTTCAACAACTACCTCAACAAGGACAGGTTCCGCCAGATGCTACGGGAAAACCGATTAGCCCACGAGGACATCCAGGTGGTCTTTCACCAAGGGGCCTGCTCCAACACCATGGAGATGGACGGGGACTACATGATGGACAACAACCTGTCCTACAGCGTGGAGCTCCTGGACTTCTGCCTTGAGAGGCGGATACCGTTCATATACGCCTCCAGCGCCGCGGTTTACGGCAGCGGACGGATGGGCTTCCGGGAGGAGCGCTCCTGCGAGGGGCCCCTGAACCCCTACGGTCTGTCCAAGCTCATATTTGACAACCACGTAAGGAGCCGCCTTAAATCCGCTTCCAGCCCAGTGGTGGGGCTAAGATACTTCAACGTGTTCGGCCCCAACGAGTTCCACAAGGGCAAGATGGCCTCCGTGGCCTATCACTTCTACAACCAGCTGACCGCCACCGGCAAGGCGAGGCTCTTCAAGGGCACCGATGGGTACGGCCACGGGGAACAGCGCAGGGACTTCGTATACGTTAAAGACGTGGTGAGGGTGAACCTATGGTTTTGGACCAACGGAGGCCCAAGCGGGATCTACAACTGCGGTACCGGCACATCCCGCACGTTCAACCACGTGGCCCAGGGGTTGATAAGGGTCCTGGGACGGGGGGAGGTTCAATACGTGGACTTCCCGGACTCCCTGAGGGGCAGGTACCAGAACCACACCGAAGCGGACCTCACAAGGCTGAGGGAGGCGGGTTGCCCCCACCGATTCACCCCGCTGGAGGAGGCGCTGGAGGATTACTGCCGGTTTCTCGCGGAGAACCAAGACAGGGCAGGGGCTTAA